In Aegilops tauschii subsp. strangulata cultivar AL8/78 chromosome 3, Aet v6.0, whole genome shotgun sequence, one genomic interval encodes:
- the LOC109756392 gene encoding calcium-dependent protein kinase 1, with protein MGNRTSRHRRAAADQPATAPPPAAQPKPQPPPKPQTAPAPAPTPEAGQVAMGRVLGRPMEDVRATYTFGRELGRGQFGVTYLVTHKATGQRFACKSIATRKLVHRDDIEDVQREVQIMHHLTGHRNIVELRGAYEDRHSVNLIMELCEGGELFDRIIARGHYSERAAALLCREMVSVVHSCHSMGVFHRDLKPENFLFLNNKEDSPLKATDFGLSVFFKHGEQFKDLVGSAYYVAPEVLKRHYGAEADIWSAGIILYILLSGVPPFWADNEDGIFEAVLLGHIDFSSDPWPSISNGAKDLVKKMLRQDPKERLTAAEILNHPWIREDGEAPDKPLDITVISRMKQFRAMNKLKKVALKIVAENLSEEEITGLKEMFRSLDTDNSGTITLEELRSGLPKLGTKISESEITQLMEAADVDGNGTIDYSEFVSATMHMNRLEKEDHILKAFEYFDKDHSGYITVDELEEALKKYDMGDDKTIKDIIAEVDTDHDGRINYQEFVAMMRNNSPEIVPNRRRMF; from the exons ATGGGCAACCGCACCtcgcgccaccgccgcgccgccgccgaccagCCGGCCACGGCCCCTCCGCCGGCGGCCCAGCCCAAACCCCAGCCGCCGCCGAAGCCCCAGACGGCGCCGGCCCCGGCCCCGACGCCGGAAGCGGGACAGGTGGCCATGGGCCGCGTTCTGGGACGCCCGATGGAGGACGTGCGCGCGACCTACACCTtcggccgcgagctcggccgggGGCAGTTCGGGGTCACCTACCTCGTCACGCACAAGGCTACGGGCCAGCGCTTCGCCTGCAAGTCCATCGCCACGCGGAAGCTCGTCCACCGCGATGACATCGAGGATGTGCAACGGGAGGTGCAGATCATGCACCACCTCACGGGTCACCGCAACATCGTCGAGCTCCGCGGCGCCTACGAGGACCGCCACTCGGTCAACCTCATCATGGAGCTATGTGAGGGCGGGGAGCTATTCGACCGCATCATCGCGCGGGGGCACTACTCCGAGCGAGCCGCCGCCCTGCTCTGCCGCGAGATGGTCTCCGTCGTGCACAGCTGCCACTCCATGGGGGTTTTCCACCGGGATCTCAAGCCCGAAAACTTTTTGTTTCTCAACAACAAGGAGGACTCGCCGCTCAAGGCCACTGACTTCGGTCTCTCCGTCTTCTTCAAACACG GGGAGCAGTTTAAGGATCTCGTTGGAAGTGCGTATTATGTTGCTCCTGAGGTTCTGAAGCGGCACTATGGAGCAGAAGCTGACATATGGAGTGCGGGGATTATTCTGTACATCCTTCTGTCTGGTGTTCCTCCTTTTTGGGCAG ACAATGAGGATGGCATATTTGAGGCTGTCTTGCTTGGTCACATAGATTTCTCATCTGACCCCTGGCCTTCAATATCTAATGGTGCAAAAGATTTGGTGAAGAAGATGTTGCGGCAAGACCCCAAAGAGCGCTTGACTGCTGCAGAAATTTTGA ATCACCCATGGATTAGGGAAGATGGAGAGGCTCCAGATAAGCCACTTGACATTACTGTTATCAGTAGAATGAAGCAGTTCCGGGCGATGAACAAGCTTAAGAAAGTTGCATTGAAG ATCGTTGCAGAGAACTTGTCTGAGGAAGAGATTACAGGCTTGAAAGAAATGTTCAGATCCCTGGACACTGATAACAGTGGGACAATTACTCTTGAAGAGCTAAGATCTGGTTTACCAAAACTTGGCACCAAAATTTCTGAATCAGAAATTACACAGTTAATGGAGGCG GCTGATGTTGATGGAAATGGGACCATTGATTATTCTGAGTTCGTATCAGCGACAATGCACATGAATAGATTGGAGAAGGAAGACCACATACTTAAAGCATTTGAATATTTTGATAAGGACCACAGCGG ATACATAACAGTAGATGAGCTGGAAGAAGCTCTGAAGAAGTATGACATGGGGGATGATAAAACAATTAAAGATATTATCGCTGAAGTTGATACAGATCAT GATGGAAGAATCAACTACCAGGAGTTCGTTGCCATGATGAGAAACAACAGCCCGGAGATTGTTCCAAATCGGCGGCGCATGTTCTAA